In a single window of the Salvelinus namaycush isolate Seneca chromosome 6, SaNama_1.0, whole genome shotgun sequence genome:
- the peli3 gene encoding E3 ubiquitin-protein ligase pellino homolog 1, with the protein MVLEGSSEALCPPPSLELRPSCNKSSLGSCSTPHDGLFTGDKEPIKYGELMVLGHNGSLANGDKGRRRSRLALYKRPKANGVKPDVIHNVSTPLVSKALSNKSQHSISYTLSRSHSVIVEYTHDSNTDMFQIGRSTENMIDFVVTDTAGSSTSGGGGQGQGAVPGCGARGQGQGAVGELGGGGGQSVQSTISRYACRIMCERSAPYTARIYAAGFDSSRNIFLGERAAKWRTSDGLMDGLTTNGVLVMHPAGEFVSEPAPGVWREISVCGNVFALRETRSAQQRGTLVENESNTLQDGSLIDLCGATLLWRTLSGLRRTPTLKQLETLRQELNAARPQCPVGFNTLAFPSLARREIVDKKQPWVYVNCGHVHGYHNWGYRKDKVHNMGHGGTALASTGERECPMCRRVGPYVPLWMGCEGGLYLDAGPPTHAFCPCGHVCSEKTVAGWSQIPLPHGTHAFHAACPFCGTWLTGEHGHIKLIFQGPVD; encoded by the exons ATGGTTTTGGAGGGTAGCTCGGAGGCCCTGTGTCCCCCACCCTCTCTGGAGCTGCGCCCGTCCTGCAACAAGAGCTCCCTGGGTTCATGCTCCACGCCCCACGACGGACTCTTCACCGGGGACAAGGAGCCCATCAAGTATGGGGAGCTCATGGTTCTAGG GCACAATGGTTCCTTGGCCAATGGGGACAAGGGACGGAGGAGAAGTCGCCTGGCCCTCTACAAGAGACCCAAAGCCAACGGGGTCAAACCTGATGTCATCCACAATGTCTCTACCCCTCTGGTGTCAAAG GCTCTCAGCAACAAAAGCCAGCACAGCATCTCCTACACCTTGTCCAGGAGTCACTCGGTCATTGTAGAATACACCCATGACAGCAACACAGATATGTTTCAG ATCGGGCGTTCTACAGAGAACATGATTGACTTTGTGGTGACGGACACGGCAGGCAGCAGCACCAGTGGTGGTGGGGGGCAGGGCCAGGGTGCGGTGCCAGGGTGCGGGGCCAGGGGGCAGGGTCAGGGTGCGGTGGGCGAGTTGGGCGGAGGAGGAGGGCAGTCGGTCCAGAGCACAATATCCCGCTATGCGTGCCGTATCATGTGCGAACGCAGCGCCCCGTACACGGCCCGCATCTACGCCGCCGGCTTCGACTCCTCCAGAAACATCTTCCTGGGG GAGCGGGCTGCCAAATGGCGGACGTCGGACGGCTTGATGGACGGCCTGACCACCAATGGCGTGCTGGTGATGCACCCAGCGGGGGAGTTTGTGTCTGAGCCGGCGCCGGGCGTGTGGCGGGAGATCTCGGTGTGTGGGAACGTCTTTGCCCTGCGGGAGACACGCTCGGCCCAGCAGAGGGGAACATTG gTGGAGAACGAGTCCAACACCCTGCAGGACGGTTCTCTGATCGACCTGTGCGGCGCCACCCTTCTGTGGCGTACCCTGTCGGGCCTGCGCCGCACCCCCACCCTCAAGCAGTTGGAGACCCTCCGCCAGGAGCTGAATGCCGCACGGCCCCAGTGCCCCGTGGGTTTCAACACCCTGGCCTTCCCCAGCCTGGCCCGGCGAGAGATTGTGGACAAGAAGCAGCCCTGGGTCTATGTCAACTGTGGTCACGTCCACGGCTACCACAACTGGGGCTACCGGAAAGACAAGGTCCATAACATGGGCCACGGAGGGACGGCTCTGGCGAGCACCGGGGAAAGGGAGTGCCCCATGTGCCGGCGCGTGGGCCCCTACGTGCCCCTGTGGATGGGCTGTGAGGGCGGGCTGTACCTGGACGCGGGCCCCCCGACGCACGCCTTCTGCCCCTGTGGCCACGTGTGTTCGGAAAAGACAGTGGCGGGCTGGAGCCAGATCCCGCTGCCACACGGCACACACGCCTTCCACGCCGCATGCCCCTTCTGTGGCACCTGGCTGACGGGCGAGCATGGGCACATCAAACTCATCTTTCAGGGGCCCGTCGACTGA
- the rab1ba gene encoding zRAB1B, member RAS oncogene family a, with amino-acid sequence MNPEYDYLFKLLLIGDSGVGKSCLLLRFADDTYTESYISTIGVDFKIRTIELDGKTIKLQIWDTAGQERFRTITSSYYRGAHGIIVVYDVTDQESYNNVKQWLQEIDRYASENVNKLLVGNKCDLTTKKVVDYTTAKEFADSLAIPFLETSAKNATNVEQAFMTMAAEIKKRMGPGATAGGDKPNLKIDSTPVRQSGGGCC; translated from the exons ATGAATCCAGAATA TGACTACCTGTTCAAGCTCCTCCTTATTGGTGACTCCGGTGTGGGAAAGTCCTGTCTTCTGCTCCGTTTTGCT GATGACACCTACACAGAGAGCTACATCAGCACCATCGGTGTTGACTTCAAGATCCGCACCATCGAGCTGGACGGCAAGACCATCAAACTACAGATT TGGGACACTGCTGGTCAGGAGAGGTTCCGCACCATCACCTCCAGTTACTACAGGGGCGCCCACGGCATCATCGTGGTCTATGATGTCACAGATCAG GAGTCGTACAACAATGTGAAGCAGTGGCTGCAGGAGATCGACCGCTACGCCAGCGAGAACGTCAACAAGCTGCTGGTGGGGAACAAGTGTGACCTCACCACCAAGAAAGTAGTAGACTACACAACAGCCAAG GAGTTTGCCGACTCCCTGGCCATCCCCTTCCTGGAAACGAGTGCCAAGAACGCCACCAACGTGGAGCAGGCCTTCATGACCATGGCTGCTGAGATCAAGAAGAGGATGGGCCCCGGGGCCACGGCTGGAGGGGACAAGCCCAACCTGAAGATAGACAGCACCCCTGTCAGGCAGTCTGGAGGGGGGTGCTGTTAA